One Pecten maximus chromosome 7, xPecMax1.1, whole genome shotgun sequence genomic window carries:
- the LOC117331303 gene encoding uncharacterized protein LOC117331303 isoform X3, whose amino-acid sequence MSIYCTKWCIYRIQCIHGVPKEYLWCTKGVSMVPNRVYTEYSVSMVPNGLYTEYSVSMVPNGLYTEYSVSMVPNGLYTEYSVSIVYQRSINGTKPCIYKIQCIHGVPKEYLWYQTVYIPNTVYPWCTKGVSMVYQRSIHGVPKEYQWYQTMYIQNTVYPWCTKGVSMVYQRSIHGVPKEYQWYQTMYIQNTVYPWCTKGVSMVYQRSIHGVSKQYLWYQMVYIQNTVYPWCTKGVSMVPNHVYTEYSVSMVYQRSIYGVPKEYPWCIKAVSMVPNGVYTEYSVSMVYQRSIHGVPKEYLWYQMVYIQSTVYPWCTKGVAMVPNRVYTEYSASMVYQRSIYGVPKEYPWCTKGVSMVPNHVYTEYSVSMVYQRSIYGVPKEYPWCIKAVSMVPNRVYTEYSVSMVYQRSIHSVPKEYPWYQMVYIQNTVSMVYQRSIHGTKWCIYRVQCIHGVPKEYPWYQMVYIQNTVSMVYQRSIYCVPKEYPWCTKGVSMVPNGVYTEYSVSVVYQRSIHGVPKEYLWYQTVFIQSIMYPWCTKGVSMVPNSVYSEYCVSMVYQRSIYGTKQCLFRILCIRGVPKEYPWCTKGVSMVPHSVYSEYNVSINVYSVTVPFFPSCNRPVLSNICKFVIVSCTLLHFVLFAL is encoded by the exons ATGAGTATCTATTGTACCAAATGGtgtatatacagaatacagtgtatccATGGTGTACCAAAGGAGTATCTATGGTGTACCAAAGGAGTATCAATGGTACCAAACCGtgtatatacagaatacagtgtatccATGGTACCAAatggtttatatacagaatacagtgtatccATGGTACCAAatggtttatatacagaatacagtgtatccATGGTACCAAatggtttatatacagaatacagtgtatccATAGTGTACCAAAGGAGTATCAATGGTACCAAACCgtgtatatacaaaatacagtgTATCCATGGTGTACCAAAGGAGTATCTATGGTACCAAaccgtgtatataccgaatACAGTGTATCCATGGTGTACCAAAGGAGTATCTATGGTGTACCAAAGGAGTATCCATGGTGTACCAAAGGAGTATCAATGGTACCAAACCAtgtatatacagaatacagtgtatccATGGTGTACCAAAGGAGTATCTATG GTGTACCAAAGGAGTATCCATGGTGTACCAAAGGAGTATCAATGGTACCAAACCAtgtatatacagaatacagtgtatccATGGTGTACCAAAGGAGTATCTATGGTGTACCAAAGGAGTATCCATGGTGTATCAAAGCAGTATCTATGGTACCAAATGGtgtatatacagaatacagtgtatccATG GTGTACCAAAGGAGTATCAATGGTACCAAACCAtgtatatacagaatacagtgtatccATGGTGTACCAAAGGAGTATCTATGGTGTACCAAAGGAGTATCCATGGTGTATCAAAGCAGTATCTATGGTACCAAATGGtgtatatacagaatacagtgtatccATGGTGTACCAAAGGAGTATCCATGGTGTACCAAAGGAGTATCTATGGTACCAAATGGTGTATATACAGAGTACAGTGTATCCATGGTGTACCAAAGGAGTAGCTATGGTACCAAACCGtgtatatacagaatacagtgcATCCATGGTGTACCAAAGGAGTATCTATGGTGTACCAAAGGAGTATCCATGGTGTACCAAAGGAGTATCAATGGTACCAAACCAtgtatatacagaatacagtgtatccATGGTGTACCAAAGGAGTATCTATGGTGTACCAAAGGAGTATCCATGGTGTATCAAAGCAGTATCTATGGTACCAAACCGtgtatatacagaatacagtgtatccATGGTGTACCAAAGGAGTATCCATAGTGTACCAAAG GAGTATCCATGGTACCAAATGGtgtatatacagaatacagtatCCATGGTGTACCAAAGGAGTATCCATGGTACCAAATGGTGTATATACAGAGTACAGTGTATCCATGGTGTACCAAAGGAGTATCCATGGTACCAAATGGtgtatatacagaatacagtatCCATGGTGTACCAAAGGAGTATCTATTGTGTACCAAAGGAGTATCCATGGTGTACCAAAGGAGTATCTATGGTACCAAATGGtgtatatacagaatacagtgtatccGTGGTGTACCAAAGGA GTATCCATGGTGTACCAAAGGAGTATCTATGGTACCAAACAGTGTTTATTCAGAGTATAATGTATCCATGGTGTACCAAAGGAGTATCTATGGTACCAAACAGTGTTTATTCAGAATACTGTGTATCCATGGTGTACCAAAGGAGTATCTATGGTACCAAACAGTGTTTATTCAGAATACTGTGTATCCGTGGTGTACCAAAGGAGTATCCATGGTGTACCAAAGGAGTATCTATGGTACCACACAGTGTTTATTCAGAGTATAATGTATCCATTAAtgtatacagtgttacagtacCTTTTTTCCCCTCCTGTAACAGACCAGTTCTCTCTAATATCTGCAAATTTGTCATTGTAAGttgtacattgttacattttGTTCTTTTTGCTCTTTAA
- the LOC117331303 gene encoding uncharacterized protein LOC117331303 isoform X23 encodes MVPNRVYTKYSVSMVYQRSIYGTKPCIYRIQCIHGVPKEYLWCTKGVSMVYQRSINGTKPCIYRIQCIHGVPKEYLWCTKGVSMVYQRSINGTKPCIYRIQCIHGVPKEYLWCTKGVSMVYQSSIYGTKWCIYRIQCIHGVPKEYLWYQTVYIQNTVYPWCTKGVSMVPNHVYTEYSVSMVYQRSIYGVPKEYPWCIKAVSMVPNGVYTEYSVSMVYQRSIHGVPKEYLWYQMVYIQSTVYPWCTKGVAMVPNRVYTEYSASMVYQRSIYGVPKEYPWCTKGVSMVPNHVYTEYSVSMVYQRSIYGVPKEYPWCIKAVSMVPNRVYTEYSVSMVYQRSIHSVPKEYPWYQMVYIQNTVSMVYQRSIHGTKWCIYRVQCIHGVPKEYPWYQMVYIQNTVSMVYQRSIYCVPKEYPWCTKGVSMVPNGVYTEYSVSVVYQRSIHGVPKEYLWYQTVFIQSIMYPWCTKGVSMVPNSVYSEYCVSMVYQRSIYGTKQCLFRILCIRGVPKEYPWCTKGVSMVPHSVYSEYNVSINVYSVTVPFFPSCNRPVLSNICKFVIVSCTLLHFVLFAL; translated from the exons ATGGTACCAAACCgtgtatatacaaaatacagtgTATCCATGGTGTACCAAAGGAGTATCTATGGTACCAAaccgtgtatataccgaatACAGTGTATCCATGGTGTACCAAAGGAGTATCTATGGTGTACCAAAGGAGTATCCATGGTGTACCAAAGGAGTATCAATGGTACCAAACCAtgtatatacagaatacagtgtatccATGGTGTACCAAAGGAGTATCTATG GTGTACCAAAGGAGTATCCATGGTGTACCAAAGGAGTATCAATGGTACCAAACCAtgtatatacagaatacagtgtatccATGGTGTACCAAAGGAGTATCTATGGTGTACCAAAGGAGTATCCATGGTGTATCAAAGCAGTATCTATGGTACCAAATGGtgtatatacagaatacagtgtatccATG GTGTACCAAAGGAGTATCTATGGTACCAAACCGtgtatatacagaatacagtgtatccATG GTGTACCAAAGGAGTATCAATGGTACCAAACCAtgtatatacagaatacagtgtatccATGGTGTACCAAAGGAGTATCTATGGTGTACCAAAGGAGTATCCATGGTGTATCAAAGCAGTATCTATGGTACCAAATGGtgtatatacagaatacagtgtatccATGGTGTACCAAAGGAGTATCCATGGTGTACCAAAGGAGTATCTATGGTACCAAATGGTGTATATACAGAGTACAGTGTATCCATGGTGTACCAAAGGAGTAGCTATGGTACCAAACCGtgtatatacagaatacagtgcATCCATGGTGTACCAAAGGAGTATCTATGGTGTACCAAAGGAGTATCCATGGTGTACCAAAGGAGTATCAATGGTACCAAACCAtgtatatacagaatacagtgtatccATGGTGTACCAAAGGAGTATCTATGGTGTACCAAAGGAGTATCCATGGTGTATCAAAGCAGTATCTATGGTACCAAACCGtgtatatacagaatacagtgtatccATGGTGTACCAAAGGAGTATCCATAGTGTACCAAAG GAGTATCCATGGTACCAAATGGtgtatatacagaatacagtatCCATGGTGTACCAAAGGAGTATCCATGGTACCAAATGGTGTATATACAGAGTACAGTGTATCCATGGTGTACCAAAGGAGTATCCATGGTACCAAATGGtgtatatacagaatacagtatCCATGGTGTACCAAAGGAGTATCTATTGTGTACCAAAGGAGTATCCATGGTGTACCAAAGGAGTATCTATGGTACCAAATGGtgtatatacagaatacagtgtatccGTGGTGTACCAAAGGA GTATCCATGGTGTACCAAAGGAGTATCTATGGTACCAAACAGTGTTTATTCAGAGTATAATGTATCCATGGTGTACCAAAGGAGTATCTATGGTACCAAACAGTGTTTATTCAGAATACTGTGTATCCATGGTGTACCAAAGGAGTATCTATGGTACCAAACAGTGTTTATTCAGAATACTGTGTATCCGTGGTGTACCAAAGGAGTATCCATGGTGTACCAAAGGAGTATCTATGGTACCACACAGTGTTTATTCAGAGTATAATGTATCCATTAAtgtatacagtgttacagtacCTTTTTTCCCCTCCTGTAACAGACCAGTTCTCTCTAATATCTGCAAATTTGTCATTGTAAGttgtacattgttacattttGTTCTTTTTGCTCTTTAA
- the LOC117331303 gene encoding uncharacterized protein LOC117331303 isoform X5 has protein sequence MVYIQNTVYPWCTKGVSMVYQRSINGTKPCIYRIQCIHGTKWFIYRIQCIHGTKWFIYRIQCIHGTKWFIYRIQCIHSVPKEYQWYQTVYIQNTVYPWCTKGVSMVPNRVYTEYSVSMVYQRSIYGVPKEYPWCTKGVSMVPNHVYTEYSVSMVYQRSIYGVPKEYPWCTKGVSMVPNHVYTEYSVSMVYQRSIYGVPKEYPWCIKAVSMVPNGVYTEYSVSMVYQRSIYGTKPCIYRIQCIHGVPKEYLWCTKGESMVYQRSINGTKPCIYRIQCIHGVPKEYLWCTKGVSMVYQSSIYGTKWCIYRIQCIHGVPKEYPWCTKGVSMVPNGVYTEYSVSMVYQRSSYGTKPCIYRIQCIHGVPKEYLWCTKGVSMVYQRSINGTKPCIYRIQCIHGVPKEYLWCTKGVSMVYQRSIHGTKWCIYRIQYPWCTKGVSMVPNGVYTEYSVSMVYQRSIHGTKWCIYRIQYPWCTKGVSMVPNGVYTEYSVSVVYQRSIHGVPKEYLWYQTVFIQSIMYPWCTKGVSMVPNSVYSEYCVSMVYQRSIYGTKQCLFRILCIRGVPKEYPWCTKGVSMVPHSVYSEYNVSINVYSVTVPFFPSCNRPVLSNICKFVIVSCTLLHFVLFAL, from the exons ATGGtgtatatacagaatacagtgtatccATGGTGTACCAAAGGAGTATCTATGGTGTACCAAAGGAGTATCAATGGTACCAAACCGtgtatatacagaatacagtgtatccATGGTACCAAatggtttatatacagaatacagtgtatccATGGTACCAAatggtttatatacagaatacagtgtatccATGGTACCAAatggtttatatacagaatacagtgtatccATAGTGTACCAAAGGAGTATCAATGGTACCAAACCgtgtatatacaaaatacagtgTATCCATGGTGTACCAAAGGAGTATCTATGGTACCAAaccgtgtatataccgaatACAGTGTATCCATGGTGTACCAAAGGAGTATCTATGGTGTACCAAAGGAGTATCCATGGTGTACCAAAGGAGTATCAATGGTACCAAACCAtgtatatacagaatacagtgtatccATGGTGTACCAAAGGAGTATCTATG GTGTACCAAAGGAGTATCCATGGTGTACCAAAGGAGTATCAATGGTACCAAACCAtgtatatacagaatacagtgtatccATGGTGTACCAAAGGAGTATCTATGGTGTACCAAAGGAGTATCCATGGTGTATCAAAGCAGTATCTATGGTACCAAATGGtgtatatacagaatacagtgtatccATG GTGTACCAAAGGAGTATCTATGGTACCAAACCGtgtatatacagaatacagtgtatccATGGTGTACCAAAGGAGTATCTATGGTGTACCAAAGGAGAATCCATGGTGTACCAAAGGAGTATCAATGGTACCAAACCAtgtatatacagaatacagtgtatccATGGTGTACCAAAGGAGTATCTATGGTGTACCAAAGGAGTATCCATGGTGTATCAAAGCAGTATCTATGGTACCAAATGGtgtatatacagaatacagtgtatccATGGTGTACCAAAGGAGTATCCATGGTGTACCAAAGGAGTATCTATGGTACCAAATGGTGTATATACAGAGTACAGTGTATCCATGGTGTACCAAAGGAGTAGCTATGGTACCAAACCGtgtatatacagaatacagtgcATCCATGGTGTACCAAAGGAGTATCTATGGTGTACCAAAGGAGTATCCATGGTGTACCAAAGGAGTATCAATGGTACCAAACCAtgtatatacagaatacagtgtatccATGGTGTACCAAAGGAGTATCTATGGTGTACCAAAGGAGTATCCATG GTGTACCAAAGGAGTATCCATGGTACCAAATGGtgtatatacagaatacagtatCCATGGTGTACCAAAGGAGTATCCATGGTACCAAATGGTGTATATACAGAGTACAGTGTATCCATGGTGTACCAAAGGAGTATCCATGGTACCAAATGGtgtatatacagaatacagtatCCATG GTGTACCAAAGGAGTATCTATGGTACCAAATGGtgtatatacagaatacagtgtatccGTGGTGTACCAAAGGA GTATCCATGGTGTACCAAAGGAGTATCTATGGTACCAAACAGTGTTTATTCAGAGTATAATGTATCCATGGTGTACCAAAGGAGTATCTATGGTACCAAACAGTGTTTATTCAGAATACTGTGTATCCATGGTGTACCAAAGGAGTATCTATGGTACCAAACAGTGTTTATTCAGAATACTGTGTATCCGTGGTGTACCAAAGGAGTATCCATGGTGTACCAAAGGAGTATCTATGGTACCACACAGTGTTTATTCAGAGTATAATGTATCCATTAAtgtatacagtgttacagtacCTTTTTTCCCCTCCTGTAACAGACCAGTTCTCTCTAATATCTGCAAATTTGTCATTGTAAGttgtacattgttacattttGTTCTTTTTGCTCTTTAA
- the LOC117331303 gene encoding uncharacterized protein LOC117331303 isoform X32, with the protein MVYIQNTVYPWCTKGVSMVYQRSIHGVPKEYQWYQTMYIQNTVYPWCTKGVSMVYQRSIHGVSKQYLWYQMVYIQNTVYPWCTKGVSMVPNRVYTEYSVSMVYQRSIYGVPKENPWCTKGVSMVPNHVYTEYSVSMVYQRSIYGVPKEYPWCIKAVSMVPNGVYTEYSVSMVYQRSIHGVPKEYLWYQMVYIQSTVYPWCTKGVAMVPNRVYTEYSASMVYQRSIYGVPKEYPWCTKGVSMVPNHVYTEYSVSMVYQRSIYGVPKEYPWCIKAVSMVPNRVYTEYSVSMVYQRSIHSVPKEYPWYQMVYIQNTVSMVYQRSIHGTKWCIYRVQCIHGVPKEYPWYQMVYIQNTVSMVYQRSIYCVPKEYPWCTKGVSMVPNGVYTEYSVSVVYQRSIHGVPKEYLWYQTVFIQSIMYPWCTKGVSMVPNSVYSEYCVSMVYQRSIYGTKQCLFRILCIRGVPKEYPWCTKGVSMVPHSVYSEYNVSINVYSVTVPFFPSCNRPVLSNICKFVIVSCTLLHFVLFAL; encoded by the exons ATGGtgtatatacagaatacagtgtatccATGGTGTACCAAAGGAGTATCTATG GTGTACCAAAGGAGTATCCATGGTGTACCAAAGGAGTATCAATGGTACCAAACCAtgtatatacagaatacagtgtatccATGGTGTACCAAAGGAGTATCTATGGTGTACCAAAGGAGTATCCATGGTGTATCAAAGCAGTATCTATGGTACCAAATGGtgtatatacagaatacagtgtatccATG GTGTACCAAAGGAGTATCTATGGTACCAAACCGtgtatatacagaatacagtgtatccATGGTGTACCAAAGGAGTATCTATGGTGTACCAAAGGAGAATCCATGGTGTACCAAAGGAGTATCAATGGTACCAAACCAtgtatatacagaatacagtgtatccATGGTGTACCAAAGGAGTATCTATGGTGTACCAAAGGAGTATCCATGGTGTATCAAAGCAGTATCTATGGTACCAAATGGtgtatatacagaatacagtgtatccATGGTGTACCAAAGGAGTATCCATGGTGTACCAAAGGAGTATCTATGGTACCAAATGGTGTATATACAGAGTACAGTGTATCCATGGTGTACCAAAGGAGTAGCTATGGTACCAAACCGtgtatatacagaatacagtgcATCCATGGTGTACCAAAGGAGTATCTATGGTGTACCAAAGGAGTATCCATGGTGTACCAAAGGAGTATCAATGGTACCAAACCAtgtatatacagaatacagtgtatccATGGTGTACCAAAGGAGTATCTATGGTGTACCAAAGGAGTATCCATGGTGTATCAAAGCAGTATCTATGGTACCAAACCGtgtatatacagaatacagtgtatccATGGTGTACCAAAGGAGTATCCATAGTGTACCAAAG GAGTATCCATGGTACCAAATGGtgtatatacagaatacagtatCCATGGTGTACCAAAGGAGTATCCATGGTACCAAATGGTGTATATACAGAGTACAGTGTATCCATGGTGTACCAAAGGAGTATCCATGGTACCAAATGGtgtatatacagaatacagtatCCATGGTGTACCAAAGGAGTATCTATTGTGTACCAAAGGAGTATCCATGGTGTACCAAAGGAGTATCTATGGTACCAAATGGtgtatatacagaatacagtgtatccGTGGTGTACCAAAGGA GTATCCATGGTGTACCAAAGGAGTATCTATGGTACCAAACAGTGTTTATTCAGAGTATAATGTATCCATGGTGTACCAAAGGAGTATCTATGGTACCAAACAGTGTTTATTCAGAATACTGTGTATCCATGGTGTACCAAAGGAGTATCTATGGTACCAAACAGTGTTTATTCAGAATACTGTGTATCCGTGGTGTACCAAAGGAGTATCCATGGTGTACCAAAGGAGTATCTATGGTACCACACAGTGTTTATTCAGAGTATAATGTATCCATTAAtgtatacagtgttacagtacCTTTTTTCCCCTCCTGTAACAGACCAGTTCTCTCTAATATCTGCAAATTTGTCATTGTAAGttgtacattgttacattttGTTCTTTTTGCTCTTTAA
- the LOC117331303 gene encoding uncharacterized protein LOC117331303 isoform X18, translated as MVYIQNTVYPWCTKGVSMVYQRSINGTKPCIYRIQCIHGTKWFIYRIQCIHGTKWFIYRIQCIHGTKWFIYRIQCIHSVPKEYQWYQTVYIQNTVYPWCTKGVSMVPNRVYTEYSVSMVYQRSIYGVPKEYPWCTKGVSMVPNHVYTEYSVSMVYQRSIYGVPKEYPWCTKGVSMVPNHVYTEYSVSMVYQRSIYGVPKEYPWCIKAVSMVPNGVYTEYSVSMVYQRSIYGTKPCIYRIQSIHGVPKEYLWYQMVYIQSTVYPWCTKGVAMVPNRVYTEYSASMVYQRSIYGVPKEYPWCTKGVSMVPNHVYTEYSVSMVYQRSIYGVPKEYPWCIKAVSMVPNRVYTEYSVSMVYQRSIHSVPKEYPWYQMVYIQNTVSMVYQRSIHGTKWCIYRVQCIHGVPKEYPWYQMVYIQNTVSMVYQRSIYCVPKEYPWCTKGVSMVPNGVYTEYSVSVVYQRSIHGVPKEYLWYQTVFIQSIMYPWCTKGVSMVPNSVYSEYCVSMVYQRSIYGTKQCLFRILCIRGVPKEYPWCTKGVSMVPHSVYSEYNVSINVYSVTVPFFPSCNRPVLSNICKFVIVSCTLLHFVLFAL; from the exons ATGGtgtatatacagaatacagtgtatccATGGTGTACCAAAGGAGTATCTATGGTGTACCAAAGGAGTATCAATGGTACCAAACCGtgtatatacagaatacagtgtatccATGGTACCAAatggtttatatacagaatacagtgtatccATGGTACCAAatggtttatatacagaatacagtgtatccATGGTACCAAatggtttatatacagaatacagtgtatccATAGTGTACCAAAGGAGTATCAATGGTACCAAACCgtgtatatacaaaatacagtgTATCCATGGTGTACCAAAGGAGTATCTATGGTACCAAaccgtgtatataccgaatACAGTGTATCCATGGTGTACCAAAGGAGTATCTATGGTGTACCAAAGGAGTATCCATGGTGTACCAAAGGAGTATCAATGGTACCAAACCAtgtatatacagaatacagtgtatccATGGTGTACCAAAGGAGTATCTATG GTGTACCAAAGGAGTATCCATGGTGTACCAAAGGAGTATCAATGGTACCAAACCAtgtatatacagaatacagtgtatccATGGTGTACCAAAGGAGTATCTATGGTGTACCAAAGGAGTATCCATGGTGTATCAAAGCAGTATCTATGGTACCAAATGGtgtatatacagaatacagtgtatccATG GTGTACCAAAGGAGTATCTATGGTACCAAACCGtgtatatacagaataca GAGTATCCATGGTGTACCAAAGGAGTATCTATGGTACCAAATGGTGTATATACAGAGTACAGTGTATCCATGGTGTACCAAAGGAGTAGCTATGGTACCAAACCGtgtatatacagaatacagtgcATCCATGGTGTACCAAAGGAGTATCTATGGTGTACCAAAGGAGTATCCATGGTGTACCAAAGGAGTATCAATGGTACCAAACCAtgtatatacagaatacagtgtatccATGGTGTACCAAAGGAGTATCTATGGTGTACCAAAGGAGTATCCATGGTGTATCAAAGCAGTATCTATGGTACCAAACCGtgtatatacagaatacagtgtatccATGGTGTACCAAAGGAGTATCCATAGTGTACCAAAG GAGTATCCATGGTACCAAATGGtgtatatacagaatacagtatCCATGGTGTACCAAAGGAGTATCCATGGTACCAAATGGTGTATATACAGAGTACAGTGTATCCATGGTGTACCAAAGGAGTATCCATGGTACCAAATGGtgtatatacagaatacagtatCCATGGTGTACCAAAGGAGTATCTATTGTGTACCAAAGGAGTATCCATGGTGTACCAAAGGAGTATCTATGGTACCAAATGGtgtatatacagaatacagtgtatccGTGGTGTACCAAAGGA GTATCCATGGTGTACCAAAGGAGTATCTATGGTACCAAACAGTGTTTATTCAGAGTATAATGTATCCATGGTGTACCAAAGGAGTATCTATGGTACCAAACAGTGTTTATTCAGAATACTGTGTATCCATGGTGTACCAAAGGAGTATCTATGGTACCAAACAGTGTTTATTCAGAATACTGTGTATCCGTGGTGTACCAAAGGAGTATCCATGGTGTACCAAAGGAGTATCTATGGTACCACACAGTGTTTATTCAGAGTATAATGTATCCATTAAtgtatacagtgttacagtacCTTTTTTCCCCTCCTGTAACAGACCAGTTCTCTCTAATATCTGCAAATTTGTCATTGTAAGttgtacattgttacattttGTTCTTTTTGCTCTTTAA
- the LOC117331303 gene encoding uncharacterized protein LOC117331303 isoform X7 encodes MVYIQNTVYPWCTKGVSMVYQRSINGTKPCIYRIQCIHGTKWFIYRIQCIHGTKWFIYRIQCIHGTKWFIYRIQCIHSVPKEYQWYQTVYIQNTVYPWCTKGVSMVPNRVYTEYSVSMVYQRSIYGVPKEYPWCTKGVSMVPNHVYTEYSVSMVYQRSIYGVPKEYPWCTKGVSMVPNHVYTEYSVSMVYQRSIYGVPKEYPWCIKAVSMVPNGVYTEYSVSMVYQRSIYGTKPCIYRIQCIHGVPKEYQWYQTMYIQNTVYPWCTKGVSMVYQRSIHGVPKEYLWYQMVYIQSTVYPWCTKGVAMVPNRVYTEYSASMVYQRSIYGVPKEYPWCTKGVSMVPNHVYTEYSVSMVYQRSIYGVPKEYPWCIKAVSMVPNRVYTEYSVSMVYQRSIHSVPKEYPWYQMVYIQNTVSMVYQRSIHGTKWCIYRVQCIHGVPKEYPWYQMVYIQNTVSMVYQRSIYCVPKEYPWCTKGVSMVPNGVYTEYSVSVVYQRSIHGVPKEYLWYQTVFIQSIMYPWCTKGVSMVPNSVYSEYCVSMVYQRSIYGTKQCLFRILCIRGVPKEYPWCTKGVSMVPHSVYSEYNVSINVYSVTVPFFPSCNRPVLSNICKFVIVSCTLLHFVLFAL; translated from the exons ATGGtgtatatacagaatacagtgtatccATGGTGTACCAAAGGAGTATCTATGGTGTACCAAAGGAGTATCAATGGTACCAAACCGtgtatatacagaatacagtgtatccATGGTACCAAatggtttatatacagaatacagtgtatccATGGTACCAAatggtttatatacagaatacagtgtatccATGGTACCAAatggtttatatacagaatacagtgtatccATAGTGTACCAAAGGAGTATCAATGGTACCAAACCgtgtatatacaaaatacagtgTATCCATGGTGTACCAAAGGAGTATCTATGGTACCAAaccgtgtatataccgaatACAGTGTATCCATGGTGTACCAAAGGAGTATCTATGGTGTACCAAAGGAGTATCCATGGTGTACCAAAGGAGTATCAATGGTACCAAACCAtgtatatacagaatacagtgtatccATGGTGTACCAAAGGAGTATCTATG GTGTACCAAAGGAGTATCCATGGTGTACCAAAGGAGTATCAATGGTACCAAACCAtgtatatacagaatacagtgtatccATGGTGTACCAAAGGAGTATCTATGGTGTACCAAAGGAGTATCCATGGTGTATCAAAGCAGTATCTATGGTACCAAATGGtgtatatacagaatacagtgtatccATG GTGTACCAAAGGAGTATCTATGGTACCAAACCGtgtatatacagaatacagtgtatccATG GTGTACCAAAGGAGTATCAATGGTACCAAACCAtgtatatacagaatacagtgtatccATGGTGTACCAAAGGAGTATCTATG GTGTACCAAAGGAGTATCCATGGTGTACCAAAGGAGTATCTATGGTACCAAATGGTGTATATACAGAGTACAGTGTATCCATGGTGTACCAAAGGAGTAGCTATGGTACCAAACCGtgtatatacagaatacagtgcATCCATGGTGTACCAAAGGAGTATCTATGGTGTACCAAAGGAGTATCCATGGTGTACCAAAGGAGTATCAATGGTACCAAACCAtgtatatacagaatacagtgtatccATGGTGTACCAAAGGAGTATCTATGGTGTACCAAAGGAGTATCCATGGTGTATCAAAGCAGTATCTATGGTACCAAACCGtgtatatacagaatacagtgtatccATGGTGTACCAAAGGAGTATCCATAGTGTACCAAAG GAGTATCCATGGTACCAAATGGtgtatatacagaatacagtatCCATGGTGTACCAAAGGAGTATCCATGGTACCAAATGGTGTATATACAGAGTACAGTGTATCCATGGTGTACCAAAGGAGTATCCATGGTACCAAATGGtgtatatacagaatacagtatCCATGGTGTACCAAAGGAGTATCTATTGTGTACCAAAGGAGTATCCATGGTGTACCAAAGGAGTATCTATGGTACCAAATGGtgtatatacagaatacagtgtatccGTGGTGTACCAAAGGA GTATCCATGGTGTACCAAAGGAGTATCTATGGTACCAAACAGTGTTTATTCAGAGTATAATGTATCCATGGTGTACCAAAGGAGTATCTATGGTACCAAACAGTGTTTATTCAGAATACTGTGTATCCATGGTGTACCAAAGGAGTATCTATGGTACCAAACAGTGTTTATTCAGAATACTGTGTATCCGTGGTGTACCAAAGGAGTATCCATGGTGTACCAAAGGAGTATCTATGGTACCACACAGTGTTTATTCAGAGTATAATGTATCCATTAAtgtatacagtgttacagtacCTTTTTTCCCCTCCTGTAACAGACCAGTTCTCTCTAATATCTGCAAATTTGTCATTGTAAGttgtacattgttacattttGTTCTTTTTGCTCTTTAA